The following coding sequences lie in one Panicum virgatum strain AP13 chromosome 6N, P.virgatum_v5, whole genome shotgun sequence genomic window:
- the LOC120677545 gene encoding uncharacterized protein LOC120677545: MSSGSASRHGRLLISPSLSTPTFSTRSPSPSPAPHHHHERRNSTSSPKPLVSFPSSGAYRPRSSIGGAAAPASSASGAAFAHNARLAAALVPAAAFLLDLGGLPVFAVLAVGLAAAYLLDALQLRQGAFFTVWAALLAADVAFFFSASLSSAAAASLPLTVLALLLCAETSFLIGIWASLQFRWIQLENPTIVAALERLLFACVPIAAPALFTWALVSAVGMANASYYFTAFCMVFYWLFSIPRPSSFNNRKLDASVQDSDGILGPLESCVHSLYLLFVPVLFHAASHHATLFTSWGSVCELLLLFFIPFLFQLYASTRGALWWITRDAHTMDQIRIANGFVALVVVVLCLEVRVVFYSFGRYIHAPPPLNYLLVMVTMLGSALGLAAHAAGKVGDAASSAAFTVLAVLVSGAGAVVIGFPMMFLPLPMISGYYVARFFTKKSLSSYFTFVAIASLMVLWFVVHNYWDLNIWIAGMPLKSFTKYVVAAVIMAMAVPGLALLPTKLRFLLELGLIGHTLLLCYIENRLFNYASMYYFGFEEDIIYPSYMVLITTFLGLALVRRLYADQRIGPKAAWILTCLYSSKLSMLFMTSRSVIWVSAVLLLAVTPPLLLYRDNSKGAARMKVWQAYFHASVIAFSAWLCRETIFEALQWWNGRPPPDGLLLGSYILLTGVACIPIVILHFPHVQSAKRFLVLVVATGLLFVIMQPPIKLSWVYRSDLITAAHLTDDDTSIYGFVALKPTWPSWLLIATVVLTLAAVTSIIPVKYVVELRALYGVTVGVTLGIYISVQYFFQAVVLYPLLVATIVSAAVFVVFTHLPSESSTRVLPWVFSFLVALFPVTYLLEGQLRAKTFADEDEAEKFTNMLAIEGARTSLLGLYAAIFMIIALEIKFELALLLRDKAADRGVTHGPSSRSSAFPPKARLLQQRRAHAAPTFTIKRLAAEAAWMPAIGNVSTVLCFIICLVLNITLTGGSNRAIFFLAPILLLLNQDSDIFAGFGDRQRYFPVTISISGYLLLTALYRIWEETWPGNGGWALDIGGPGWLFAVKNVALLVLTLPNHILFNRFMWDYVRQTDAKLLLTLPLNLPSIIMTDILTIRVLGLLGAMYSLAQYLISRRIRIAGMKYI, translated from the exons atGTCCTCCGGATCCGCGTCCCGCCACGGGCGCCTCCTCATCTCGCCGTCGCTCTCCACCCCGACCTTCTCCACCCGCTCCCCGTCGCCGTCCCCCgcgccgcaccaccaccacgagcgCCGCAACTCCACTTCCTCCCCGAAGCCCCTCGTCTCATTCCCCTCCTCCGGCGCCTACAGGCCCCGCTCCTCcatcggcggcgccgcggcgccggcctcgTCCGCCTCGGGCGCCGCGTTCGCCCACAAcgcgcgcctcgccgcggcgctgGTGCCCGCCGCGGCCTTCCTCCTCGACCTCGGCGGGCTCCCAGTCTtcgccgtcctcgccgtcggccTCGCGGCGGCCTACCTGCTCGACGCGCTCCAGCTTCGGCAGGGCGCCTTCTTCACCGTttgggcggcgctgctcgcggccgacgtcgccttcttcttctccgcctccctctcctccgcagccgccgcctcgctgCCTCTGACCGTCCTCGCGCTGCTCCTCTGCGCCGAGACCTCCTTCCTCATCGGGATCTGGGCGTCGCTGCAGTTCCGATGGATCCAGCTCGAGAACCCCACCATCGTGGCCGCGCTCGAGCGCCTGCTCTTCGCGTGCGTGCCCATTGCCGCGCCTGCCCTCTTCACCTGGGCTCTCGTGTCCGCAGTCGGAATGGCCAACGCGTCCTACTACTTCACCGCGTTCTGCATGGTGTTCTACTGGCTCTTCTCCATACCTCGGCCGTCCAGCTTCAATAACCGTAAGCTGGACGCCTCCGTGCAGGACAGTGATGGCATTCTGGGCCCCTTGGAAAGCTGTGTGCATTCGTTGTATCTGCTGTTCGTGCCAGTGTTGTTCCATGCTGCATCCCATCATGCCACGCTCTTCACGTCGTGGGGCAGTGTGTGtgaactgctgctgctgttctTCATACCGTTCTTGTTCCAGCTCTATGCGTCAACTCGGGGTGCATTGTGGTGGATCACAAGGGATGCCCACACAATGGATCAGATAAGAATTGCGAATGGATTTGTTGCACTGGTCGTGGTGGTGCTGTGCCTTGAGGTGCGAGTTGTGTTCTACTCGTTTGGAAGGTACATTCATGCTCCACCACCACTGAATTACCTGCTTGTCATGGTCACAATGCTTGGTAGCGCTTTGGGCCTCGCAGCACATGCCGCCGGCAAGGTTGGGGATGCGGCTAGCTCAGCGGCTTTTACAGTGTTGGCAGTGCTAGTCAGTGGTGCAGGAGCTGTAGTCATTGGATTCCCTATGATG TTCCTTCCATTGCCGATGATTTCTGGCTATTATGTTGCAAGGTTCTTTACTAAGAAAAGCTTGTCATCATACTTCACCTTTGTGGCAATTGCAAGCCTGATGGTGCTTTGGTTCGTGGTGCACAATTATTGGGATCTGAATATTTGGATTGCTGGCATGCCACTGAAGTCCTTCACTAAGTATGTTGTTGCAGCGGTTATCATGGCAATGGCTGTTCCTGGTTTGGCACTTCTCCCAACAAAACTTCGCTTTCTTCTGGAACTTGGTCTTATTGGTCATACATTGTTGCTATGCTACATCGAGAACCGATTATTCAACTATGCCTCCATGTATTACTTTGGATTTGAAGAGGATATCATCTACCCTAGTTATATGGTTTTGATTACAACTTTTTTGGGCTTGGCTCTTGTGAGGAGATTATATGCTGATCAGAGGATTGGGCCCAAAGCAGCTTGGATCTTGACTTGTCTATATTCATCAAAACTATCGATGTTGTTTATGACATCAAGATCAGTTATATGGGTTTCAGCTGTTTTGCTACTTGCGGTTACCCCCCCTTTACTTCTTTACAG AGACAACTCCAAAGGAGCTGCTAGGATGAAGGTCTGGCAAGCTTATTTCCATGCATCTGTCATAGCATTTTCTGCCTGGCTCTGTCGGGAAACAATTTTTGAAGCTTTACAGTGGTGGAATGGAAGACCTCCTCCGGATGGTCTGTTACTGGGTTCATATATTCTGTTGACAGGAGTCGCTTGCATTCCGATAGTCATTCTCCACTTTCCTCATGTTCAG TCAGCAAAGAGATTCCTGGTCCTTGTTGTGGCTACCGGCCTTCTCTTTGTTATTATGCAGCCTCCTATTAAGCTATCATGGGTATACCGGTCAGATTTAATCACTGCAGCACATTTAACTGATGATGACACTTCAATATATGGGTTTGTAGCATTGAAGCCCACGTGGCCATCATGGCTGCTCATCGCAACTGTGGTACTTACACTAGCAGCAGTTACATCCATCATCCCAGTGAAGTATGTTGTTGAGTTGAGGGCTTTGTATGGAGTGACGGTTGGGGTCACACTAGGCATCTACATATCTGTTCAGTACTTCTTCCAGGCAGTTGTTCTGTATCCTCTTCTTGTTGCAACAATTGTCTCTGCGGCTGTCTTCGTTGTATTCACCCATCTCCCTTCTGAATCCAGCACAAGGGTGTTGCCATGGGTGTTCTCTTTCTTGGTAGCTTTGTTCCCAGTCACCTATCTGCTTGAAGGACAATTAAGAGCCAAAACTTTTGCAGATGAGGATGAAGCAGAGAAGTTCACCAACATGTTGGCTATAGAAGGGGCAAGAACGTCACTTTTGGGTCTATATGCTGCTATTTTCATGATCATTGCATTGGAGATAAAGTTTGAACTGGCTTTGCTACTGCGTGACAAGGCTGCAGACAGAGGCGTAACACATGGTCCATCTAGTCGGAGCTCTGCCTTCCCACCCAAAGCAAGGCTGCTCCAGCAACGAAGAGCTCATGCTGCACCAACATTCACCATCAAGAGATTGGCAGCTGAGGCAGCTTGGATGCCTGCGATTGGGAATGTTTCTACTGTGCTGTGCTTCATCATCTGCCTTGTTCTCAATATAACACTTACTGGTGGCTCGAACCGTGCCATCTTCTTCCTAGCACCCATCCTTCTGCTTTTGAACCAGGATTCAGATATCTTTGCAGGATTTGGTGACAGGCAGCGCTATTTCCCTGTAACAATTTCTATTTCCGGGTATTTGCTATTGACAGCATTGTATAGGATATGGGAGGAGACTTGGCCTGGCAATGGAGGATGGGCTCTTGATATTGGGGGCCCAGGCTGGCTATTCGCTGTGAAAAAtgttgctcttcttgttctgaCATTACCCAATCACATTCTCTTCAACCGCTTCATGTGGGATTATGTCAGACAGACAGATGCAAAGCTACTGTTGACGCTACCTCTCAACTTGCCCTCAATTATAATGACAGACATACTTACTATTCGGGTGTTAGGATTGCTAGGAGCTATGTACTCTCTTGCCCAGTACCTGATATCAAGGCGGATAAGAATTGCTGGGATGAAATATATTTAA
- the LOC120677740 gene encoding uncharacterized protein LOC120677740 isoform X1: MDPAAPGRFETLQKSFKSASRCLLTACSREVVNRAFPSFTDAERERLYRMLARVMKAMHANIEEEFDEVCQERQVVAALDMIDDFDEEQNLDVLASEKTSIEEVEEKVSRAKKDEIERLTGLLKKVEEGNNIMRAQIELLKKGEDSTASRDALNKLTQLNSALGA; this comes from the exons ATGGATCCCGCGGCGCCGGGGAGGTTCGAAACCCTCCAAAAGTCATTCAAGAGCGCTTCCAGGTGCCTCCTCACGGCATGCTCCCGCGAG GTTGTCAACAGGGCTTTCCCGTCGTTCACGGATGCCGAGAGGGAGCGCCTGTACCGAATGCTCGCCCGC GTGATGAAGGCTATGCATGCCAACATAGAG GAGGAGTTTGACGAAGTCTGCCAAGAAAGACAG GTCGTTGCTGCCCTTGACATGATAGATGACTTTGATGAAGAGCAAAATCTGGATGTATTAGCTTCAGAGAA GACCAGCATTGAAGAAGTCGAAGAAAAGGTATCAAGGGCAAAGAAAGATGAAATTGAACGTTTGACAGGTTTACTGAAAAAG GTTGAagaaggaaacaatatcatgaGAGCTCAAATCGAACTACTGAAGAAAGGAGAGGATTCAACTGCATCAAGAGATGCCCTCAATAAG CTGACCCAACTGAATTCTGCATTGGGAGCGTGA
- the LOC120677740 gene encoding uncharacterized protein LOC120677740 isoform X2: MDPAAPGRFETLQKSFKSASRCLLTACSREVVNRAFPSFTDAERERLYRMLARVMKAMHANIEVVAALDMIDDFDEEQNLDVLASEKTSIEEVEEKVSRAKKDEIERLTGLLKKVEEGNNIMRAQIELLKKGEDSTASRDALNKLTQLNSALGA, translated from the exons ATGGATCCCGCGGCGCCGGGGAGGTTCGAAACCCTCCAAAAGTCATTCAAGAGCGCTTCCAGGTGCCTCCTCACGGCATGCTCCCGCGAG GTTGTCAACAGGGCTTTCCCGTCGTTCACGGATGCCGAGAGGGAGCGCCTGTACCGAATGCTCGCCCGC GTGATGAAGGCTATGCATGCCAACATAGAG GTCGTTGCTGCCCTTGACATGATAGATGACTTTGATGAAGAGCAAAATCTGGATGTATTAGCTTCAGAGAA GACCAGCATTGAAGAAGTCGAAGAAAAGGTATCAAGGGCAAAGAAAGATGAAATTGAACGTTTGACAGGTTTACTGAAAAAG GTTGAagaaggaaacaatatcatgaGAGCTCAAATCGAACTACTGAAGAAAGGAGAGGATTCAACTGCATCAAGAGATGCCCTCAATAAG CTGACCCAACTGAATTCTGCATTGGGAGCGTGA
- the LOC120677738 gene encoding protein MET1, chloroplastic-like: MAATLSSVAAPSLPNRGSIVRAQRQAPPSVISASTKSGFHGVSLVDTRWAAGHRRSSGRRRLLQVNARSTAAKNIEVEVDKPLGLALGQKPGGGVVITSVESGGNAARAGLKVGDQVLYTSSFFGDELWPADKLGFTKTAIQAKPDSVYFVVSRGGADVDVKRLPKRPAPPRFGRKLTESQKERATHICLDCGYIYFLPKPFEEQPDDYGCPQCNAPKKRFARYDAATGKPIGGALPPIAVIVSLVIGIAGVGALLVYGLQ; this comes from the exons ATGGCAGCCACGCTCTCCTCCGTGGCTGCCCCGTCCCTCCCCAACCGCGGCTCCATTGTCAGAGCTCAGCGGCAGGCACCTCCTTCCGTCATCTCGGCTTCAACT AAAAGCGGCTTCCATGGGGTGTCGCTGGTGGACACGAGGTGGGCGGCCGGCCACCGGAGAagcagcgggcggaggaggctgcTGCAGGTGAACGCGAGGTCGACCGCCGCCAAGAACATCGAGGTGGAGGTCGACAAGCCACTCGGACTGGCCCTGGGCCAGAAGCCCGGCGGTGGCGTCGTCATCACT TCTGTGGAGTCTGGAGGGAATGCAGCAAGAGCCGGTCTGAAAGTCGGTGACCAGGTGCTGTACACAAGCAGCTTCTTCGGAGATGAGCTGTGGCCTGCAGACAAGCTGGGGTTCACCAAGACAGCCATCCAAGCAAAGCCAGACTCCGTCTACTTTGTAGTGAGCAG GGGAGGTGCCGATGTTGATGTGAAGCGTCTACCGAAGAGGCCGGCACCGCCCCGGTTTGGACGGAAGTTGACTGAGTCACAAAAG GAGAGAGCAACACACATCTGCCTTGATTGTGGATACATATACTTCCTACCCAAGCCTTTTGAAGAACAG CCTGATGACTACGGTTGCCCACAATGCAATGCGCCAAAGAAGCGATTTGCCAGGTATGATGCGGCCACGGGGAAGCCCATCGGTGGTGCGCTGCCGCCTATTGCGGTGATCGTAAGTTTGGTAATCGGCATCGCCGGAGTAGGGGCTCTTCTTGTGTATGGCCTGCAATAG
- the LOC120677739 gene encoding uncharacterized protein LOC120677739: protein MSYWGSPGGSPAWAAGRGPSPVVPLLIVVALGWVICQETLMEWYEQVTEMQETVTDNAVLLVLGAGLLLLALAVAGSQSEVVLVPVALVVVMFLIQNIMLTALLLLVAAYFAGIYYYRPERGYGGGFGGEWGGAGGGGGGTGLGFYILLLLCLVLCAMFSDGGGGSWWIPAVLLAACVLCLNVFSGGKVWGYEYF, encoded by the coding sequence ATGAGCTACTGGGGAAGCCCGGGCGGGTCGCCGGCGTGGGCGGCAGGCCGGGGGCCGTCGCCGGTGGTGCCGCTCCTCATCGTGGTAGCCCTGGGGTGGGTCATCTGCCAGGAGACCCTGATGGAGTGGTACGAGCAGGTGACCGAGATGCAGGAGACGGTGACGGACAACGCCGTGCTCCTGGTCCTCGGcgccgggctgctgctgctcgccctGGCCGTCGCCGGCAGCCAGAGCGAGGTGGTGCTGGTGCCCGTGGCGCTGGTGGTGGTCATGTTCCTGATCCAGAACATCATGCTCACCGCGCTCCTGCTGCTGGTGGCGGCCTACTTCGCCGGCATATACTACTACCGTCCGGAGAGAGGGTACGGCGGCGGTTTCGGCGGCGAGTGgggtggtgccggcggcggtggcggcggcaccggACTGGGGTTCTACATACTGCTGCTTCTGTGCCTGGTGCTGTGCGCCATGTtctccgacggcggcggcggcagctggtgGATCCCAGCTGTGCTGCTGGCTGCGTGCGTGCTCTGCCTGAACGTCTTCTCCGGCGGGAAAGTTTGGGGATATGAATACTTCTGA
- the LOC120677741 gene encoding acyl-CoA-binding domain-containing protein 1-like, translating into MGLQEEFEEYAEKAKTLPDNTSNENKLILYALYKQATVGNVNTSRPGILHQRDRAKWDAWKAVEGKPKEEAMSDYITKVKQLQEEAASS; encoded by the exons ATGGGTCTGCAG GAGGAATTTGAGGAGTATGCTGAAAAGGCGAAGACCTTGCCCGATAACACGAGCAATGAGAACAAGCTGATCCTCTACGCACTTTACAAGCAGGCCACTGTCGGAAATGTGAATACCT CTCGTCCTGGCATATTACACCAGAGGGACAGGGCCAAGTGGGATGCATGGAAGGCTGTTGAAG GAAAACCCAAGGAAGAGGCAATGAGCGACTACATCACCAAGGTGAAGCAGCTCCAGGAGGAGGCTGCAAGCTCTTAA